A region of Staphylococcus sp. IVB6181 DNA encodes the following proteins:
- a CDS encoding GntR family transcriptional regulator: MTNTNSIYRIKEWILSEIESGRLNPGDPVPSTLSIAREVNAKTDDVYDAVDELITEQVLTQSFEAQASVKEPQPFFYPLDKLLSISKMIENEGFKAGTIFMNLDQQPATQHDRKALSLNEGEYVTIIERIRTADGSPVVYCLDKVATSYLTCAAFQEHDESILTAIKAFADIKIAYSETEIESVSYEPKVSEALESAPNEALMLLRQVHYDHLNRPILYSFNYFKSEVVKFKAIRKTEEE; the protein is encoded by the coding sequence ATGACAAATACGAATTCAATATACAGAATTAAAGAATGGATTTTAAGTGAAATCGAGTCAGGCAGATTGAACCCGGGTGATCCTGTTCCTAGTACTTTATCTATCGCTAGAGAAGTGAATGCGAAAACAGATGATGTATATGATGCAGTGGATGAACTTATTACGGAGCAAGTCTTAACGCAGAGCTTTGAAGCGCAAGCCAGCGTTAAGGAGCCTCAGCCGTTTTTCTATCCGTTGGACAAATTATTAAGCATCAGCAAAATGATTGAAAATGAGGGCTTTAAAGCGGGTACTATTTTTATGAACTTGGACCAGCAGCCTGCAACGCAACATGATCGCAAGGCGCTCAGCTTAAATGAAGGCGAGTATGTGACGATTATTGAAAGAATCAGAACGGCTGACGGCAGTCCGGTGGTGTATTGTTTAGATAAAGTTGCGACAAGCTATTTAACTTGTGCAGCGTTTCAAGAGCATGATGAGTCCATCTTGACTGCCATTAAGGCCTTTGCTGATATAAAGATTGCGTATTCTGAAACAGAGATTGAATCGGTCAGTTATGAACCTAAAGTGTCTGAAGCATTAGAATCAGCACCTAACGAAGCACTGATGTTATTAAGACAAGTGCATTATGATCATCTTAATCGACCGATTCTTTACTCGTTTAATTATTTCAAGAGTGAAGTGGTCAAATTCAAAGCAATACGCAAAACTGAAGAAGAATAA
- a CDS encoding DNA translocase FtsK, with the protein MAQRKKRTTNSRRKTTAKKRNTKKKKNEAPLRYIAAIITVVLVVLGAFQLGIIGRVIDTFFNYLFGYSRYLTYILVILASGFLAYNGRLPKTRRLTGSIVLQFALLFATQLYLVFSKGAVGDREPVISYVYRQYDKTHFPNFGGGILGYYLVHFSIPLVSIVGVVVFTVILFISSFILLSKRRHRDMAKVLLENLKSGSEQAAVHRKERKARQAERKEEKRRQKEEQAAERAAQQEEVKDVSDFTEVPIPEEEKQDSAIPIFGDEPKDKKTSAPKSQSNHEPEQAEAAPRKRPKRQLVEQSNDSADSKASSDAMGSISDAGEVENSDYQLPPLSILNTPTKQKTTSRTEVQKKGRLLENTLKNFNVNAKVTQIKIGPAVTQYEVQPAQGVKVSKIVNLHNDIALALAAKDVRIEAPIPGRSAVGIEVPNDKISLVSLKEVLDEKFPSKNKLEVGLGRDISGEPISVELNKMPHLLVAGSTGSGKSVCINGIITSILLNAKPHEVKLMLIDPKMVELNVYNGIPHLLIPVVTNPHKASQALEKIVSEMERRYDLFQHTGTRNIEGYNDYMKRQNEELDEKQSLLPYIVVIVDELADLMMVAGKDVENAIQRITQMARAAGIHLIIATQRPSVDVITGLIKNNIPSRIAFAVSSQTDSRTIIDRGGAEKLLGKGDMLYFGNGGSIQTRIQGAFLSDQEVQNVVNFVIDQQKANYVKEMEPGTTPEGTEKKSEDPLYDEAYLFVVEQQKASTSLLQRQFRIGYNRASRLMDDLENNQVIGPQRGSKPRQVLVDLENGEV; encoded by the coding sequence TTGGCACAAAGAAAGAAAAGAACAACCAATTCAAGAAGAAAAACTACAGCTAAAAAGAGAAATACAAAGAAAAAAAAAAATGAAGCGCCATTGCGCTATATAGCAGCAATCATTACTGTAGTACTTGTTGTTCTAGGTGCCTTCCAATTAGGGATAATAGGAAGAGTGATTGATACATTTTTCAACTATTTATTCGGTTACAGCAGATATTTAACATATATTTTAGTCATTCTTGCTTCCGGCTTTTTAGCTTATAACGGCAGATTGCCTAAAACGAGAAGATTAACAGGATCAATTGTACTTCAATTTGCATTGTTATTTGCGACACAATTGTATTTAGTGTTTTCAAAAGGTGCGGTTGGAGATAGAGAACCTGTGATTTCGTATGTGTATCGTCAATATGATAAAACACATTTCCCTAACTTCGGCGGCGGTATTTTAGGCTATTACTTAGTACATTTTTCAATACCGCTCGTTTCTATTGTCGGTGTGGTTGTATTTACAGTGATTCTGTTTATTTCAAGTTTTATTTTATTATCTAAACGCCGTCACAGAGATATGGCAAAAGTATTATTAGAGAACTTGAAATCAGGCAGTGAACAAGCAGCAGTACATAGAAAAGAAAGAAAAGCACGCCAAGCTGAGCGTAAAGAAGAAAAACGCCGCCAAAAAGAAGAACAAGCAGCAGAACGTGCAGCGCAACAAGAAGAAGTTAAAGATGTCAGTGATTTCACAGAGGTGCCGATACCTGAAGAAGAAAAACAAGACAGTGCTATTCCGATCTTCGGAGATGAGCCGAAAGATAAGAAAACAAGTGCACCAAAATCACAAAGCAATCATGAACCAGAACAAGCAGAGGCAGCACCAAGAAAACGACCTAAACGTCAATTGGTTGAACAAAGCAATGACAGTGCTGATTCAAAAGCATCATCTGATGCGATGGGTTCTATTTCTGATGCGGGCGAAGTTGAAAACTCAGATTATCAATTACCGCCGCTTTCTATTTTGAACACACCAACGAAACAAAAAACAACATCACGTACTGAAGTTCAAAAGAAAGGCCGCTTGTTAGAAAATACATTGAAAAATTTCAATGTGAATGCGAAAGTCACACAAATTAAAATCGGGCCGGCTGTTACGCAATATGAAGTACAGCCTGCACAAGGTGTCAAAGTCAGCAAGATTGTCAATCTGCATAATGATATTGCGTTGGCTTTAGCAGCCAAAGACGTACGTATCGAAGCGCCGATTCCAGGCCGTTCAGCTGTAGGTATTGAAGTACCGAATGATAAAATCTCACTAGTATCGCTAAAAGAGGTTCTAGACGAGAAATTCCCTTCTAAGAATAAATTAGAAGTAGGTTTGGGTAGAGATATATCAGGCGAACCCATCAGTGTGGAATTAAACAAGATGCCGCACTTGCTTGTGGCAGGTTCTACAGGGAGCGGTAAATCCGTTTGTATCAACGGTATTATCACGAGTATTTTGCTGAATGCGAAGCCGCATGAAGTAAAACTCATGCTTATTGATCCAAAAATGGTAGAATTGAATGTATATAATGGTATTCCGCATTTATTAATACCTGTAGTTACTAATCCGCATAAGGCATCACAAGCATTAGAAAAAATTGTTTCAGAAATGGAACGCCGTTATGATTTATTCCAACACACAGGTACAAGAAACATCGAAGGTTACAATGACTATATGAAACGTCAAAATGAAGAACTGGATGAAAAGCAATCATTATTGCCGTATATTGTAGTGATTGTGGATGAGTTGGCAGACTTGATGATGGTTGCCGGAAAAGATGTGGAAAATGCAATACAGCGTATTACACAAATGGCACGTGCTGCCGGTATTCATTTAATCATCGCAACACAAAGACCTTCAGTCGATGTCATTACTGGTTTGATTAAAAACAACATTCCATCAAGAATTGCCTTTGCGGTCAGCTCGCAAACAGACTCGCGTACAATTATCGATAGAGGCGGCGCTGAGAAATTGCTTGGTAAAGGGGATATGTTGTACTTCGGCAACGGAGGTTCAATTCAAACACGTATTCAAGGTGCCTTCTTAAGCGACCAGGAAGTTCAAAATGTCGTTAACTTTGTCATTGATCAGCAAAAAGCTAATTACGTTAAGGAAATGGAACCTGGTACGACACCAGAAGGTACTGAGAAGAAAAGTGAAGACCCGCTTTATGATGAAGCGTATCTCTTTGTTGTGGAACAGCAAAAAGCGAGTACCTCTTTATTACAACGTCAATTCAGAATCGGGTATAATAGAGCATCGCGTCTCATGGATGACTTAGAAAACAATCAAGTAATCGGACCGCAGCGCGGAAGCAAGCCGCGTCAAGTATTAGTAGATTTAGAAAATGGTGAGGTGTAA
- the rnjB gene encoding ribonuclease J2 produces the protein MNLVKKKNENIRIIPLGGVGEIAKNMYIVEVDDEMFMLDAGLMFPEDEMLGVDVVIPDIQYVVENKDRLKGIFLSHGHEHAIGAVSYVLEQVDAPVYGTKLTLALVKEYMKERKIDKKIRYYTVNNESVMRFKNVNVSFFNTTHSIPDSLGVTIHTSYGAIVYTGEFKFDQSLQGNYAPDLKKMTEIGEEGVFALISDSTEAEKPGYNTPENVIESHMLDAFTKVKGRLIVSCYASNFIRIQQVLNIAKKLNRKVSFLGRSLESSFNIARKMGYFDIPKDLLIPINEVKNYPKNEVVIIATGMQGEPVEALNQMARQKHKIMNIEEGDSVFLAMTASANMEVIIGDTLNELARAGADIIPNSKKIHASSHGCMEELKMMINIMKPEYFIPVQGEFKMQIAHAKLAAEAGVAPEKIFLAEKGDVLNFDGETMILNEKVESGNVLIDGIGVGDVGNIVLRDRHLLAEDGIFIAVVTLDPKNRQIAAGPEIQSRGFVYVRESEALLKEAEEKVREIVELGLQERRIEWSEIKQNMRDKISKLLFENTKRRPMIIPIISEV, from the coding sequence TTGAACTTAGTAAAGAAAAAGAATGAAAATATACGCATCATTCCGCTCGGCGGAGTGGGTGAAATTGCGAAAAATATGTATATCGTTGAAGTTGACGATGAAATGTTCATGTTGGATGCAGGCTTAATGTTCCCAGAAGATGAAATGCTGGGTGTAGACGTTGTTATTCCTGATATTCAATATGTTGTTGAAAATAAAGACAGATTGAAAGGTATTTTCTTATCGCACGGTCATGAACATGCGATCGGTGCAGTCAGCTATGTATTGGAACAAGTAGACGCTCCAGTGTATGGTACAAAATTGACTTTAGCATTAGTTAAAGAATATATGAAAGAACGTAAAATCGATAAGAAAATCAGATATTATACAGTGAATAATGAATCAGTGATGCGTTTTAAAAATGTAAATGTATCATTCTTCAATACAACGCACAGTATTCCTGACAGCTTAGGTGTAACAATTCATACTTCTTACGGTGCAATTGTTTACACTGGCGAATTCAAATTCGACCAAAGCTTGCAAGGCAACTATGCGCCTGATTTGAAGAAAATGACTGAAATCGGCGAAGAGGGTGTCTTTGCGTTAATCAGCGACTCGACTGAAGCTGAGAAACCAGGTTACAACACACCTGAAAATGTGATTGAATCTCATATGCTGGATGCATTTACTAAAGTAAAAGGCCGTTTAATCGTGTCTTGCTACGCATCGAACTTTATCAGAATCCAGCAAGTGCTGAACATTGCTAAGAAGTTAAACCGCAAAGTTTCTTTCTTAGGACGTTCACTTGAATCTTCATTCAATATTGCACGCAAAATGGGATATTTCGATATTCCGAAAGACTTGCTGATTCCGATTAATGAAGTTAAAAATTATCCAAAGAATGAAGTCGTAATCATTGCGACAGGTATGCAAGGCGAACCTGTAGAAGCATTGAATCAAATGGCAAGACAAAAACATAAAATTATGAATATCGAAGAAGGCGACTCAGTCTTCTTAGCGATGACTGCTTCTGCAAATATGGAAGTAATTATCGGGGATACTTTAAATGAATTGGCACGTGCCGGTGCAGATATTATCCCTAACAGTAAAAAAATCCACGCTTCAAGTCATGGATGCATGGAAGAACTTAAAATGATGATCAACATCATGAAGCCGGAATACTTTATCCCTGTCCAAGGCGAGTTCAAAATGCAGATTGCACATGCGAAATTAGCAGCTGAAGCGGGTGTTGCGCCTGAAAAGATTTTCTTAGCTGAAAAAGGCGATGTCTTAAACTTTGACGGCGAAACAATGATATTAAACGAGAAAGTAGAATCAGGCAACGTATTGATTGATGGTATCGGTGTCGGCGACGTAGGCAACATCGTACTGCGCGACCGTCATTTATTAGCTGAAGACGGTATCTTCATTGCGGTTGTTACACTTGATCCTAAGAATAGACAAATTGCGGCTGGACCGGAAATTCAATCTCGCGGATTTGTTTATGTCAGAGAAAGTGAAGCTTTATTGAAAGAAGCGGAAGAAAAAGTACGTGAAATTGTAGAACTTGGTCTGCAAGAACGTCGTATTGAATGGTCTGAAATCAAACAAAATATGCGTGATAAAATCAGCAAATTATTATTTGAAAACACTAAACGCCGTCCAATGATTATTCCGATTATTTCAGAAGTTTAA
- the pnp gene encoding polyribonucleotide nucleotidyltransferase has product MSQDKKVFKTEWANRPLTIETGQMAKQANGAVLVRYGDTVVLSTATASKEPRDGDFFPLTVNYEEKMYAAGKIPGGFKKREGRPADEATLTARLIDRPIRPLFPKGYRHDVQIMNIVLSADPDCSPQMAAMIGSSMALSVSDIPFQGPIAGVNVGYVDGNYVINPTLEQKEQSRLDLEVAGHKDAVNMVEAGASEITEKEMLDAIFFGHEEIKRLVAFQEEIIEYLKPEKSEFVPVERDQEVEEKVTALTQEKGLKEAIQTFDKKEREDNIDAVRDEIIAEFEDEEDPDNEALLSEVNAILNDLVKEEVRRQIADEKVRPDGRKPDEIRPLESEVGLLPRAHGSGLFTRGQTQALSVLTLGALSEYQLIDGLGPEEEKRFIHHYNFPNFSVGETGPVRAPGRREIGHGALGERALRYIIPDTQDFPYTVRIVSEVLESNGSSSQASICGSTLALMDAGVPIKAPVAGIAMGLVTRDDNYTILTDIQGMEDALGDMDFKVAGTKEGITAIQMDIKIDGLTREIIEEALEQARVGRLTILEHMLQTIDQPRPELSAFAPKVETMTIKPEKIRDVIGPGGKKINEIIDETGVKLDIEQDGTIFIGAVDQDMINRAREIIEEITREAEVGQLYNAKVKRIEKYGAFVELFPGTDALLHISQIAKERINKVEDVLNLGDTIEVKVTEIDGKGRVNASHRVLLNKENN; this is encoded by the coding sequence ATGTCTCAAGACAAGAAAGTGTTTAAGACCGAATGGGCAAACCGTCCGTTAACAATTGAAACTGGGCAAATGGCAAAACAAGCGAACGGTGCGGTACTTGTAAGATATGGTGATACAGTCGTATTATCTACAGCAACTGCATCTAAAGAACCGCGTGATGGTGATTTCTTCCCATTAACTGTCAACTATGAAGAAAAAATGTATGCGGCTGGTAAAATTCCAGGCGGCTTTAAAAAACGTGAGGGACGTCCTGCAGATGAAGCGACTTTAACAGCGCGCTTGATCGACAGACCGATTCGTCCATTATTCCCTAAAGGATACCGCCACGATGTTCAAATCATGAATATCGTATTGAGTGCAGACCCGGATTGTTCGCCGCAAATGGCAGCAATGATCGGTTCATCAATGGCACTAAGCGTATCTGATATTCCATTCCAAGGACCGATTGCAGGTGTCAATGTCGGTTATGTAGACGGAAATTATGTTATCAACCCTACATTGGAACAAAAAGAACAATCACGTTTAGATTTAGAAGTAGCCGGACATAAAGATGCGGTAAACATGGTAGAAGCGGGCGCAAGCGAAATCACTGAGAAAGAAATGTTAGATGCGATTTTCTTCGGCCATGAAGAAATTAAACGTTTAGTTGCATTCCAAGAAGAAATTATCGAATATCTGAAACCTGAAAAATCTGAGTTCGTTCCTGTTGAACGCGACCAAGAGGTTGAAGAAAAAGTAACAGCACTTACACAAGAAAAAGGTTTGAAAGAAGCAATTCAAACGTTTGATAAAAAAGAACGCGAAGATAACATCGATGCAGTACGCGATGAAATCATCGCTGAATTCGAAGATGAAGAAGATCCGGACAACGAAGCATTGCTTTCTGAAGTCAATGCGATTTTAAATGACTTAGTCAAAGAAGAAGTACGTCGTCAAATCGCTGATGAAAAGGTACGTCCTGATGGTCGTAAGCCGGATGAAATCCGCCCATTAGAATCAGAAGTCGGTTTATTGCCTCGTGCACACGGTTCAGGTTTATTTACGCGTGGTCAAACACAAGCGTTATCAGTATTGACATTAGGCGCTTTAAGCGAATATCAGCTTATCGACGGTCTTGGACCAGAAGAAGAAAAACGTTTCATTCATCACTATAACTTCCCTAACTTCTCTGTAGGGGAAACAGGTCCTGTTCGTGCACCTGGACGCCGCGAAATCGGACATGGTGCATTAGGCGAACGTGCATTGCGTTACATTATTCCAGATACACAAGACTTCCCATACACAGTACGTATTGTGAGTGAAGTATTGGAATCTAACGGTTCATCATCACAAGCATCTATTTGCGGTTCTACACTTGCTTTAATGGATGCCGGTGTACCAATCAAAGCACCTGTTGCAGGTATTGCGATGGGACTTGTGACACGTGATGATAACTATACAATCTTAACGGATATTCAAGGTATGGAAGATGCTTTAGGCGACATGGACTTCAAAGTTGCCGGTACTAAAGAAGGTATCACAGCAATCCAAATGGATATTAAAATCGATGGTTTAACAAGAGAAATTATCGAAGAAGCTTTAGAACAAGCACGTGTCGGCCGTTTAACAATCTTAGAACATATGCTTCAAACGATTGATCAGCCGCGTCCGGAATTAAGTGCTTTTGCGCCTAAAGTTGAAACAATGACAATCAAACCTGAGAAAATCAGAGATGTCATTGGACCTGGCGGTAAGAAAATCAATGAAATCATTGATGAAACAGGCGTTAAATTGGATATTGAACAAGACGGTACAATCTTCATTGGTGCAGTAGACCAAGACATGATTAACCGTGCGCGTGAAATTATCGAAGAAATTACACGTGAAGCTGAAGTCGGCCAATTATACAATGCAAAAGTAAAACGTATTGAAAAATACGGTGCCTTTGTGGAATTATTCCCAGGTACAGATGCATTGCTGCACATCTCTCAAATTGCGAAAGAACGCATCAACAAAGTTGAAGATGTGTTGAACTTAGGCGACACAATCGAAGTTAAAGTAACTGAAATTGACGGTAAAGGCCGTGTCAATGCTTCTCACCGTGTCTTATTAAACAAAGAAAACAACTAA
- the rpsO gene encoding 30S ribosomal protein S15, with protein sequence MAISQERKDELIKQYRVHETDTGSPEVQIAVLTAEINALNDHLRTHKKDHHSRRGLLKMVGRRRHLLNYLRKKDIQRYRELIKSLGIRR encoded by the coding sequence ATGGCAATTTCACAAGAACGTAAAGACGAATTAATCAAACAATACCGTGTACACGAAACTGATACTGGATCACCAGAAGTACAAATCGCAGTATTAACTGCAGAAATCAATGCTTTAAATGATCACTTGCGTACACACAAAAAAGACCACCACTCTCGTCGTGGTTTATTAAAAATGGTAGGTCGTCGCAGACACTTATTAAACTACTTACGTAAAAAAGATATTCAACGTTACCGTGAATTAATCAAATCATTAGGTATCCGTCGTTAA
- a CDS encoding bifunctional riboflavin kinase/FAD synthetase produces the protein MKVIEVTHPIQPEQYIQEDVAMALGFFDGLHKGHAQVFHALNDIAQKNNLKKAVMTFDPHPSVVLNPKQKRTDYLTPLTDKIDILESYDIDYVIIVNFTSKFADVSIEEFVNNYLVANHVKEVIAGFDFTFGKHGKGNMSVLQEYKANFNTTIVSKQEMFSEKISTTEIRKALKEGNLQKANDELGYRYRIKGTVVQGEKRGRTIGFPTANIEPSDDYVLPKKGVYAVSLEIGAEHRIYRGVCNVGVKPTFHDPKKSHIVIEVNIFDFDEDIYGERVVVFWHHYLRPEIKFDGIDPLVEQMNKDKEQAKYLLAVDFGDEVSYNI, from the coding sequence ATGAAAGTAATTGAAGTTACACATCCGATACAACCTGAGCAATATATACAAGAAGACGTTGCTATGGCATTGGGATTTTTTGACGGCTTGCATAAAGGTCATGCACAAGTCTTTCATGCTTTAAATGACATTGCACAAAAAAATAATTTGAAAAAAGCAGTCATGACTTTTGATCCGCATCCTTCAGTGGTGTTGAATCCTAAACAAAAGAGAACAGATTATTTAACACCTTTAACAGATAAAATCGATATTTTAGAATCCTATGATATCGATTATGTAATTATTGTCAATTTCACATCAAAATTTGCGGATGTTTCGATTGAAGAGTTTGTGAATAACTATCTAGTCGCAAATCATGTCAAAGAAGTCATTGCCGGCTTTGATTTCACTTTCGGCAAACACGGCAAAGGCAATATGTCTGTACTCCAAGAATATAAGGCAAACTTTAATACAACGATTGTGAGTAAACAAGAAATGTTCTCTGAGAAAATATCAACAACTGAAATTAGAAAAGCATTAAAAGAAGGCAATTTACAAAAAGCAAATGACGAATTAGGTTATCGCTACCGCATTAAAGGAACAGTCGTTCAAGGTGAGAAACGCGGCAGAACTATCGGTTTCCCAACAGCGAATATTGAACCGAGCGATGACTATGTACTGCCGAAAAAAGGTGTATATGCGGTCAGCTTGGAAATCGGCGCTGAACACCGTATATACAGAGGCGTATGCAATGTGGGTGTCAAACCGACATTCCATGACCCTAAGAAATCACATATTGTCATCGAAGTGAATATCTTTGATTTTGACGAAGATATTTATGGTGAACGTGTGGTTGTCTTTTGGCACCATTACTTAAGACCTGAAATCAAATTCGATGGGATTGATCCGCTTGTTGAACAGATGAATAAAGATAAAGAACAAGCAAAATATCTATTAGCAGTTGATTTCGGAGATGAAGTATCTTATAATATCTAA
- the truB gene encoding tRNA pseudouridine(55) synthase TruB: MMEGILPVFKERGLTSHDVVFKLRKILHTRKVGHTGTLDPEVNGVLPICVGGATKVSDYIMEMGKAYQATVTIGFSTTTEDQTGDVLEQKTVTEDLTEERIDQAIAEFKGEIEQIPPMYSSVKVNGRKLYEYARNNETVERPKRKVHIYEIERNSKVHYEQGICTFDLLIRCGKGTYIRTLATDIGASLGYPAHMSQLTRIESGGFSIEDSLTLDEIDALYKQDALQEKLFPIEYGLKGLPHIQIDDPSIKQRILNGQKFYKNEFSEVIDSVTVMEDSETNKALALYIPHAEKPNEIKPKKVFN; the protein is encoded by the coding sequence TTGATGGAAGGTATTTTACCTGTATTTAAGGAACGCGGTTTAACCAGCCATGATGTGGTCTTTAAATTACGTAAAATTTTACATACGAGAAAAGTGGGACACACGGGTACGCTGGATCCAGAAGTGAATGGAGTATTGCCGATATGTGTCGGAGGCGCAACAAAAGTCAGCGATTATATCATGGAGATGGGCAAAGCCTATCAAGCTACAGTGACGATAGGATTCAGTACTACAACAGAAGATCAAACCGGCGATGTATTAGAACAAAAAACAGTGACAGAAGATTTGACAGAGGAACGAATTGATCAAGCGATTGCGGAATTTAAAGGTGAAATCGAACAGATTCCGCCGATGTATTCATCAGTGAAGGTGAATGGACGAAAACTCTATGAGTATGCGAGAAATAATGAAACAGTTGAACGACCGAAACGAAAGGTTCATATTTATGAAATCGAACGAAATTCAAAAGTACATTATGAACAAGGGATATGTACTTTTGACTTATTGATCCGCTGCGGAAAAGGGACTTACATCAGAACACTTGCGACAGATATCGGAGCAAGCTTAGGTTATCCAGCGCATATGTCGCAATTGACACGTATTGAAAGCGGCGGATTTTCTATTGAAGATAGTTTAACTTTGGATGAGATTGATGCATTATATAAGCAAGACGCGTTACAGGAAAAGCTATTTCCGATAGAATATGGTTTGAAAGGGTTGCCTCATATTCAAATTGACGACCCATCAATCAAACAACGTATCTTAAATGGACAGAAATTCTATAAAAATGAATTTTCTGAAGTGATTGATTCAGTTACGGTCATGGAAGACAGTGAAACCAACAAGGCACTTGCCCTCTATATACCGCATGCTGAAAAACCAAATGAAATCAAACCGAAAAAGGTATTTAATTAA
- a CDS encoding PepSY domain-containing protein has translation MIIKKMIKILLIVIICLLIVILGAIIYFKSGQTDITKQEAERIADERYDGKILSSSLNRDKTAYKIKLLDEGLHYDLEVDRKNGIIKNVHTEKIKKESKSKSKPDKKETSRKSSDSPPYISENEAKAIAQREVPGQFIYINLENDIKPPLYVVQQVVDDDEGAIVKINALNKSVVSVSWFEIEDNDDDMD, from the coding sequence TTGATAATCAAAAAGATGATTAAAATACTTTTGATTGTGATTATCTGTTTATTAATCGTGATTTTAGGTGCCATTATTTATTTCAAGTCGGGACAAACTGATATTACAAAACAAGAAGCAGAGAGAATTGCGGATGAACGTTATGATGGCAAAATATTGTCATCGAGTTTGAATCGAGATAAAACCGCATATAAGATTAAACTGCTGGATGAAGGTTTGCATTACGACTTAGAGGTAGATAGGAAAAACGGCATAATTAAAAATGTGCATACAGAGAAAATAAAAAAAGAATCCAAATCAAAGTCTAAACCTGATAAAAAAGAAACCTCGCGCAAGTCATCTGATTCACCGCCTTACATTAGCGAAAATGAAGCAAAGGCCATTGCACAAAGAGAAGTGCCGGGGCAATTCATTTATATAAATTTAGAGAATGATATTAAGCCGCCATTATATGTGGTTCAGCAAGTGGTAGATGATGATGAAGGTGCAATAGTTAAGATTAATGCACTCAATAAAAGTGTCGTTTCAGTTTCGTGGTTTGAAATAGAGGATAACGATGATGATATGGATTAA